From the Ammoniphilus sp. CFH 90114 genome, the window AATATGAAAAGGGGCCTGTTGCTGTCAGATATCCAAGAGGTAATGGAATCGGTATTCCTATGGATGCAGAATTGCAGCAAATTCCAGTTGGGAAATCCGTGATTGTACAGGAAGGGTCTCATGTAGCGATTCTAGCTCTCGGCAATATGTTGCAACTTGCTGAACAAGCAGCTGAGATTCTTAAGGAGGATGGCATTGAGCCTATGGTGGTGGATGCTCGATTTGTTAAGCCTCTTGATCGAGATTTGCTTCTTCATCTTGCAAAGGAAGGTTATCATATCATTACCGTGGAAGAAGGAGCCGTCGCAGGTGGCTTTGGTTCAGCTGTACTGGAGTTCTATGCATCAGAAGGCTATCATGATATGGTTGTAGAACTTGTTGGGATACCCGATGAATATGTTGAACATGGAAGCGTCTCTGAGCAGCGCAGAGAAATCGGCTTAACGCCAGAGCGAATCGCTCAACAGGCAATTAATTTATGGCCGAGGAAAAGGCAGAGAGCATAAATGAGTAAAAAAGAAAGAATTGACGTTTTGCTTGTTGAGAAAGGTTTTTTCCCTAGTCGAGAAAAAGCCAGGTCTGCGATCATGGCTGGTTTGGTCTTTGTACAAGAAGAACGATGTGATAAACCGGGAACGAAAGTAGACGAAACCGTCCACATTCGTGTAAAAGGGGAGCTTCATCCTTATGTTAGTCGAGGTGGCCTAAAGTTAGAGAAGGCCATCAGGTCTTTTCAACTTTCGCTACATGATGCTGTCGTACTAGACATTGGATCCTCTACCGGTGGATTTACCGATTGCTCTCTTCAGAATGGTGCCAAACAAGTGTATGCCATTGATGTAGGATACGGGCAATTGGATTGGAAACTTAGATCTGATCCTCGCGTAATTGTGATGGAGCGTACGAACTTCAGGCATTTACAGCCTGACCAGCTTAAAGGGGACAGACCTAACTTTGCCACCATTGATGTTTCCTTTATCTCATTAAAGATCATACTCCCTGTTTTGGCTTCGTTTCTTGAGCCAGGCGGAAACGTCGTCGCCTTGGTGAAGCCTCAGTTTGAAGCAGGTAGAGAACTGGTTGGGAAGAACGGTATTGTACGAGAACCGAAGACGCATGAGCAGGTGTTAATGACTATGGTCGAATTTGCTTCTCAGCTTGGGTATGTCGTAAAAGGGCTTGATTACTCTCCAATAACAGGAGGGGAAGGGAATATTGAATTCCTCATGCACTTACAGTGGTTTAATAAAGAGCATCAACCGGAGCAGAGCATTACGGAGGCTGACATTAGGCAATTGGTCCAAATGGCTCACGCTTCCCTTTAGAAACAAAAGAAGAGGCTGAAGATCAGCCTCTTCTTTACTTGTTTGACTTCACTTTTAACCCTTAATCGCAAGCACCCTCTCTCCTCCTATCTACCCCTCTTGTGAAACGACTTCTTGCTTTCAAATTGAAAGGAAAAAGTATGAGTTTCCTCTGTATTTTTATGCACCATTAAACAAAAAGATGTATAATAGAAGGGTGTTACGAAACCAGTAAACCTCTTAGCAGATAAATTAAGAGAGGAACGGGAGGTCTTCACCCTTGTGAAAACCATAGGATTAGCAGTAAACCAGGACAAGAGCGGAGCTCTTCAGCTCGTATCGGAGCTGATTCGATTATTAGAGCAAAGGGGTGTACAATGCTATGTTGAGCCTTTCGTCGGAGAATTCATAGGGCGAGAGGATTTGGCCATCCCATTATCCGAATTCCATAGCCATGTAGATCTTTTATTTGTATTAGGTGGAGACGGTACTTTACTCGGTTTTGCCCGGGAATTATGCATGTATGACATTCCAATTTTAGGGATTAACCTTGGAAACTTAGGTTTTCTTTCCGAAGCGGAGCCTGAGAATCTCTCACTAGCGATAGACAAGGTGTTAACCGGTGAATATTATTTGGAAGAAAGAATGATGATACAAACAGCACTTGTTCGAAAAGGAAAAGTAATTGAGAAGTATCAGGGATTGAACGATATTTGTATTGCCAAGGGAACATTTAGCCGCATCATTGAGTGCACTGTTTATATTGGGGGCAAATATGTTACAACTTTCAATGGGGACGGTATTATTATTTCTACTCCAACAGGGTCCACAGCCTATTCTTTGTCCGCCGGTGGGCCAATTGTAACACCCTATCTTAATGTTATGTTGCTTACTCCCATTGCTCCCCATTCCTTGTCTGCTAGACCCATGGTACTTTCCGTCGATGAGGAAATACGAGTAGTACTTGGTTCGACCCACGAAGATATGGGTTTAACCATTGATGGTCAAATCAGCAGAAAGTTGAATATTGGCGATGAAATTGTTTTAAGAAGATCTCCATTTGTCACGTCCTTAATTAAATGGAATGAGAGTAATTTCTTCGAGGTTGTTAGAAAAAAATTAATGGGGGATCCATCATGAATAAAGGTCAAAGACATATTAAAATTCGTGAGATTATTGTCAATAACGATATAGAAACGCAGGACGAACTTGTTGAGATTTTGCGTGAGCTCGGATACAACGTTACCCAAGCCACTGTATCTAGGGATATTAAGGAGCTTCACTTAGTTAAGGTACCTACCAATGACGGCCGGTATAAATACTCACTGCCAGCTGATCAGAGATTCAATCCACAGCAAAAGCTGAAAAGAACACTTATGGACAGTTTTGTAAGTATAGATCAAGCTGATAATCTACTAGTCATGAAGACCATGCCAGGAAACGCTCATGCCATTGGAGCTCTTA encodes:
- a CDS encoding TlyA family RNA methyltransferase; the protein is MSKKERIDVLLVEKGFFPSREKARSAIMAGLVFVQEERCDKPGTKVDETVHIRVKGELHPYVSRGGLKLEKAIRSFQLSLHDAVVLDIGSSTGGFTDCSLQNGAKQVYAIDVGYGQLDWKLRSDPRVIVMERTNFRHLQPDQLKGDRPNFATIDVSFISLKIILPVLASFLEPGGNVVALVKPQFEAGRELVGKNGIVREPKTHEQVLMTMVEFASQLGYVVKGLDYSPITGGEGNIEFLMHLQWFNKEHQPEQSITEADIRQLVQMAHASL
- a CDS encoding NAD(+)/NADH kinase produces the protein MKTIGLAVNQDKSGALQLVSELIRLLEQRGVQCYVEPFVGEFIGREDLAIPLSEFHSHVDLLFVLGGDGTLLGFARELCMYDIPILGINLGNLGFLSEAEPENLSLAIDKVLTGEYYLEERMMIQTALVRKGKVIEKYQGLNDICIAKGTFSRIIECTVYIGGKYVTTFNGDGIIISTPTGSTAYSLSAGGPIVTPYLNVMLLTPIAPHSLSARPMVLSVDEEIRVVLGSTHEDMGLTIDGQISRKLNIGDEIVLRRSPFVTSLIKWNESNFFEVVRKKLMGDPS
- the argR gene encoding transcriptional regulator ArgR; protein product: MNKGQRHIKIREIIVNNDIETQDELVEILRELGYNVTQATVSRDIKELHLVKVPTNDGRYKYSLPADQRFNPQQKLKRTLMDSFVSIDQADNLLVMKTMPGNAHAIGALIDNLDWQDILGTICGDDTILIICRNMAAADESTKRFLDML